A part of Ziziphus jujuba cultivar Dongzao chromosome 8, ASM3175591v1 genomic DNA contains:
- the LOC107414016 gene encoding uncharacterized protein LOC107414016 isoform X3 — translation MVAGPFSKLIQVGNSSNEDHLTNAAMSSGTALPEKSKLEMLLGILQRRDLHKIFAEPVNSQEVEGYYDIIEEPMDFGTISKKLNGGSYKTLEEFEHDIFLVSSNAMLFNHSSTIYYRQARIIRDLAMKLFDGLKTDPENFGSELFMTRLRAGYRDERRSKYLVEDRRATYKPFDSFLSENESIVSSVYKRSEKLVQDDTEIGYEQSLLQFVKDLGPTAQMVASRKLKRCFPEAFGYQTGTPSHELPTQKHQIPNVTSVQKSTIVPSSSNILRKYSRRNYRNKRDNNNPGNTWPGKVSANGTTNVNDVPRTGFTQANNTMKNSAKYVGKSVQTLEGGGISLKQDMVGQGIGNSYPSTSPLGDGNPNLSSIRSTCSNHDEYISSPINNGKNVQMANATSYDVTNPVGPSRRSIQTMREEAAAFNENVADQGIGSAYLSTALLGDGKAYLSATSNRNSNHDKFFSDAIKKIKNVQVGEVNSSNLMEHHGDYGGKSVKGMSLGGVLFNSIMADQGNCSADFSTDLLGALSTTNNVNGDLDKLISSSVSKGKNAQIAEAMDLGDHCRKSIQGIGEVGAAFKEDIADRGIGNSYFSTPLLRDENSNYPATWQTHSNTDGLIASHTNKGKNLQIAEMTSSEPRMKESLYFRDFGAFSSKELPPLPEAMEPSWSQAQSINGLNPNCLGGAVHQSDAMADRGGTSYGGELEQAGQAWNWFNPTQLGPQPILYSSFQEQSRASKVNVAGEAGSPELGGWGSTTPKEQQVMEVPNMNKSHQKGDRQGSMSIGTPLGNNHHQQYPLGNNYQQQSPVANNCLQQSPLTNNYHRQSALANNYQQRSPIANKYQQQSPVANKYLQPSRLANNEQQSPLANSHQHESPLRNNYQQQSPLANTHLQQYLLENNKPQLSPLANNYQQQQSPLGDAYRQLQTPLANNNGQRQALLSNNYRQQQSSFTDNNQQQQQSPLGNNNHQRKQSTLANDNQQQQSLLSNSYSLQQSPFLANNNRQQQQFPLANNNCQQQSLWSNNYRQQRSPLSNNNCQQQQSPLANYNRKQPSRMSNTYRQQSPSGSDYLLQSPLGTNYHQQSNHEQQSPQANNYLQQQSPLANNFRQRQSLVGNNYHQQSPLADNNGQQQSLLGNNYHRQSILANNSVRQQSSVANNFRQQPSTLANNHRQQSSLANNHQQQSPADTYMLKWRFGL, via the exons ATGGTTGCTGGGCCTTTTTCCAAACTGATACAGGTGGGAAATTCCAGTAATGAAGATCATCTTACAAATGCTG CTATGTCATCTGGAACTGCTTTACCAGAAAAAAGCAAGCTTGAAATGTTACTTGGTATCTTGCAAAG GAGAGACTTGCACAAAATATTTGCAGAGCCTGTAAACTCACAAGAG GTTGAAGGATATTATGACATCATTGAAGAGCCAATGGACTTTGGCACGATATCAAAGAAACTTAATGGAGGAAGCTATAAGACACTAGAAGAATTTGAG CATGATATATTTTTGGTGTCCAGCAATGCGATGCTTTTCAACCATTCCAGCACGATATATTACAGACAG gcTCGTATTATTAGAGATCTAGCCATGAAGTTATTTGATGGTCTGAAAACTGATCCTGAGAACTTTGGAAGTGAACTTTTCATGACAAGACTACGAGCTG GTTACAGAGATGAAAGAAGATCCAAGTACCTTGTAGAAGATCGACGTGCAACCTATAAGCCTTTTGATTCTTTTCTCAGTGAGAATGAATCAATTGTGTCTTCAGTTTATAAGAGATCAGAAAAACTAGTGCAG GATGATACTGAAATTGGATACGAACAAAGCTTGCTGCAATTTGTTAAAGATCTCGGGCCAACAGCTCAAATGGTTGCTAGCCGGAAGTTAAAAAGATGCTTTCCTGAAGCTTTTGGTTATCAGACTGGGACTCCATCCCATGAGCTTCCAACTCAAAAGCATCAAATCCCAAATGTGACATCTGTACAGAAAAGTACCATAGTTCCATCATCTTCGAACATTCTCAGGAAGTACAGTAGAAGAAACTACAGGAACAAAAGGGATAATAACAATCCAGGAAACACTTGGCCTGGAAAAGTATCAGCAAATGGCACTACAAATGTGAATGATGTTCCAAGAACCGGATTCACCCAGGCTAATAATACAATGAAAAATTCTGCTAAATATGTTGGGAAATCAGTCCAAACATTGGAAGGTGGGGGTATTTCTCTTAAGCAAGACATGGTTGGTCAAGGCATTGGGAATTCTTACCCTTCAACTTCTCCATTAGGAGATGGAAATCCTAACCTTTCTTCTATAAGGAGCACATGCAGCAACCATGATGAATATATCTCAAGCCCCATTAACAATGGTAAAAATGTCCAAATGGCTAATGCTACTTCATATGATGTGACAAATCCTGTTGGCCCCAGCAGAAGATCAATCCAAACCATGAGAGAGGAGGCTGCTGCTTTTAATGAAAATGTGGCTGATCAAGGCATTGGGAGTGCTTACCTTTCCACTGCGTTGTTAGGAGATGGTAAGGCCTATTTATCTGCTACATCCAACAGAAATAGTAACCATGACAAATTCTTCTCAGATGCTATTAAAAAGATTAAGAATGTTCAAGTAGGAGAGGTAAATTCTTCAAATTTAATGGAACATCATGGTGACTACGGAGGAAAGTCAGTGAAGGGAATGAGTCTGGGAGGTGTTCTTTTTAATTCCATCATGGCTGATCAAGGCAATTGTAGTGCTGACTTCTCCACTGACTTATTAGGAGCTCTCTCTACTACAAACAACGTAAATGGTGACCTTGACAAGCTTATCTCAAGTTCTGTTAGCAAGGGTAAGAATGCCCAAATAGCAGAGGCGATGGATCTTGGTGACCACTGTCGAAAATCAATCCAGGGCATTGGAGAAGTGGGTGCTGCTTTTAAGGAAGACATTGCTGATCGAGGCATTGGGAATTCTTATTTCTCTACTCCCTTACTTAGAGATGAAAATTCAAACTACCCTGCTACCTGGCAAACTCATAGCAACACCGATGGACTCATTGCAAGTCATACCAATAAGGGTAAGAATCTACAAATTGCAGAAATGACTTCCTCAGAACCAAGGATGAAAGAATCTCTATATTTCAGAGATTTTGGTGCTTTCTCATCTAAAGAATTACCACCACTTCCAGAAGCTATGGAGCCGAGTTGGAGTCAAGCTCAGTCTATAAATGGTTTGAATCCAAATTGCCTTGGAGGGGCAGTTCATCAAAGTGATGCTATGGCTGATAGAGGAGGCACAAGCTATGGGGGTGAATTAGAGCAGGCAGGTCAAGCTTGGAATTGGTTTAACCCAACACAGTTGGGGCCACAGCCTATCTTGTACTCTTCATTCCAGGAGCAATCAAGGGCATCTAAAGTGAATGTGGCAGGTGAAGCTGGGTCCCCGGAGTTGGGAGGCTGGGGTTCTACAACTCCTAAAGAGCAACAGGTCATGGAGGTGCCCAACATGAATAAAAGTCATCAAAAAGGTGACCGACAAGGGAGCATGAGCATTGGAACTCCTCTGGGCAATAATCATCATCAGCAATATCCTTTAGGCAATAACTATCAGCAGCAATCTCCTGTGGCAAATAACTGTCTGCAGCAATCTCCTTTGACAAACAACTATCATCGGCAATCTGCTTTGGCCAATAACTATCAACAGCGATCTCCAATAGCAAATAAGTATCAGCAGCAATCTCCTGTggcaaataaatatttgcagcCATCTCGTCTGGCAAATAACGAGCAGCAATCTCCTCTGGCAAATAGCCATCAGCATGAATCTCCTCTGAGAAATAATTATCAGCAGCAGTCTCCTCTGGCAAATACGCATCTGCAGCAGTATCTTCTGGAAAATAACAAGCCACAGCTGTCTCCTCTGGCAAATAACTATCAGCAGCAGCAATCTCCTTTGGGCGATGCCTATCGGCAGCTGCAAACTCCTTTGGCCAATAACAATGGCCAGCGGCAGGCTCTTTTGTCCAATAACTATCGCCAGCAGCAATCTTCTTTCACCGATAACAATCAGCAGCAGCAACAATCTCCTTTGGGCAATAACAATCACCAGCGGAAACAATCTACTTTGGCCAATGACAATCAACAGCAGCAGTCTCTTTTGTCCAATAGCTATAGCCTGCAGCAATCTCCATTTTTGGCCAATAACAATCGTCAGCAGCAACAATTTCCTCTGGCTAATAACAATTGCCAGCAGCAATCTCTTTGGTCCAATAACTATCGCCAGCAGCGATCTCCTTTATCCAATAACAATTGCCAGCAGCAGCAATCTCCTTTGGCCAATTACAATCGCAAGCAGCCATCTCGTATGTCCAATACCTATCGGCAGCAATCTCCTTCAGGCAGTGATTATCTGCTGCAATCTCCTCTAGGCACCAACTATCATCAGCAAAGTAACCATGAGCAGCAATCTCCTCAGGCCAATAACTATCTGCAGCAGCAATCTCCTTTGGCCAATAACTTTAGGCAGCGGCAATCTCTTGTGGGAAATAATTATCATCAACAATCTCCTTTGGCAGATAACAATGGACAGCAGCAATCTCTTTTGGGCAATAACTATCATCGGCAATCTATATTGGCTAATAACTCTGTGCGGCAGCAATCTTCTGTGGCCAACAACTTTCGACAACAGCCATCTACTTTGGCCAACAACCATAGGCAGCAATCTTCTTTGGCCAATAATCACCAGCAGCAATCTCCAGCAGATACTTACATGTTGAAGTGGCGTTTTGGACTGTGA